Sequence from the Candidatus Alcyoniella australis genome:
GCTTGGTCTGCTGCTGCCGCTGTGGACATTGCGGCTGCGAAACGCACGCGTCCTGCACAGCATGGGCGTCGCCTGGTTGATTACGCTGGGCGTGCTGCTGGCGGCGTTTGCCCAGGGCGTTGACACTGCCAACACGCAGCGCGTGCTCGATCAGCCCGGAGTCAGCGCGCTTTACACCTACAAGCACGGCGGCGAGCTGGCCGGACGCATGGGACGCGGCGCGCGCTTTATCGAGCGCCTGCCCGACGGCGACTATCTGGCGTTCACCCTTGATCCCGGGCCGTACCTCTATCGCCTCGACCCGCGACCGCCCTATGCAAAGCAGGCGCGATCCGCGCTGCACCTCTCGGATCAGCTGCGGATCGTTGATGGGCGCACGGCCTTTGCCGGTTGGGGCTCGTCTCCGGCGCAGCTGGATTTGCAAAGTCTTGAGGCCCGGCGGCTTTGCGACTCGCGCTCGGGGCACGTCAGCGACCTGATCGGCCCGGTCGCCGGGCACCTGCTGTTCGGCTACGACTGGCTGCGCCCCTACTTCGGCGACCTGGAGCTGGGCCGCGACAAGCCCAGCTACCCGGCGATCCCAGGTCGTTGGTACAACTTCGAGCACTACGGCGAGCTGGCCTGGATCAGCGTGCTGAGCCTCAATCCGGCCAAGCACGGGCTGTACCAATACGATCCACGCGGCGGCTCCCTCGAACTCAAGGCCCAGGGGATCCAGGGCAGCATGCGCCTGGACGAGCGCTATGCCTATGTGATCGACCCCTTGAGCCCGGATTTGACGCGCATCGACCGCAACACCGGCGAGCGCCGCAGCATCGACCTGGGCCTGGGCACGCGCTGCATGTGGCTGGACCCGGGGCGCGGGCTGCTGGCGGTCTCGGGATTTCTCGACGGCAGGCTGTGGCTGATCGACACCGCGCAAATGCGTGTGCTCAAGGTGCTGCAAACCGGCGGCCGCGTGCGCTGGATCGCCTACGACGAGCTGGACGACGCGCTACTTGTCTGCTCCAACGTCGGCGGGATCAAGATCGAGCTTGGCGCTGCCCTCGCCTCACGCGCCGCGGATCACGGCCCCTCGCACACGGTCTGGACGCCGTAGGGCCGCAGGTCATCGAGCATCCGCCCTGCGCCGAAGGCCTGGGACGGGGTCAGCGCGCCGCGCGGCAGATCCTCGGCCAGCAACCGTTTCGCACCGTAGAGAATGATCTGCGCGGTCAGCAGGTAGACGTCTGATCCCCAGACTTGGCAGGCCACCGTGCCGCTGGGCGATGTGCCGCGCACCAGCACCTTGAAGCGTGCCGCCTGCCGCTCGCTGAGCGTGGGGCCGCGCTTATTCGATTTAAGCGAGCGCTCGATCATCGCCAGCATCGGCGTGCGGCCCGAGCTTTCATCCGCGGGCTGGAACAACCGGGCCGCCTTGGGTTTCATCACCATCCAGTTGCGCACGTCGCGCAGGGCGATGTGGCGCGGCAGCAGCACCGGCTCGCCGCCGGGGAAGCTCAGGGCGCTGTGCAGCCCCTCCTGGTCGAGGAACGCCACGCGCTGCTCGGCCGCGCCCGGAACCTGGGGCGTAAGCTCGCCGTCGAGAAAGCAGAAGGTCTCGCCGCCAAAAACTTTGAGCGCCGAGAGCTTGGTGCCGCGGCTGGTGGAGAAGCCCGGCACGTAATAGAACATGTCGATCTCGTCCACATCGGGCAGCCGCTGCGCGGCCAGGGCCGCGGCGCAATCGCCCAGCGAATACTCGAAGGCCATCGAGGGGATCACGCTCACCTTGCGCTGCGTGGCCTCGTCAAAAAAACGCTGGAAGACCTCGAGCATGTAGCGCTGCTCGCCGGTGGTATCCAGGAAGTGCACGCCGGATTCGATGCAGCGCTGGATCACCGGCGGCCCCAGATCGATGAACGGACCGGCCGTGTCGATCAACACCGCGGCATCCGCAATCAGCGCATCGATGCTTTGTGGATCGCCCACATCAGCCGTGCGCACCTCGTGCAGCCCGTTGCACTCGGCGTTGAGTTCCTCCAGCCGCCCTTGGTCGCGGCCGCCGATAATCAGCGCCAGACCCTGGGCCGCAGCCTGCTTGACCACCAGTTCTCCGGTGTAGCCCGTGGCTCCTAAAACAGCTATCTTCTTCATGGGCAAAGCATACACTAGGCCGGTAGCCCGGTGCAGCTTTTGCCCTT
This genomic interval carries:
- a CDS encoding saccharopine dehydrogenase NADP-binding domain-containing protein; protein product: MKKIAVLGATGYTGELVVKQAAAQGLALIIGGRDQGRLEELNAECNGLHEVRTADVGDPQSIDALIADAAVLIDTAGPFIDLGPPVIQRCIESGVHFLDTTGEQRYMLEVFQRFFDEATQRKVSVIPSMAFEYSLGDCAAALAAQRLPDVDEIDMFYYVPGFSTSRGTKLSALKVFGGETFCFLDGELTPQVPGAAEQRVAFLDQEGLHSALSFPGGEPVLLPRHIALRDVRNWMVMKPKAARLFQPADESSGRTPMLAMIERSLKSNKRGPTLSERQAARFKVLVRGTSPSGTVACQVWGSDVYLLTAQIILYGAKRLLAEDLPRGALTPSQAFGAGRMLDDLRPYGVQTVCEGP